The Paenibacillus spongiae nucleotide sequence TTATATGTTGTCGGATCAGGATAAATGGTTCTCTGAAGAAAAGAACCTCACCGTTAACAATTGCGGCGAGGTTCTTGCAGCATCGATCAATTCGCGTACTCACTTCAGTATCCGAGAATCGGTATTCATAGCAATCGACATGGTAGATAACGTTTGTTCAGGCTCCTACAACGTCTTCTGCGTGCGAAAAAATCGGACGGATAGCGGCTCCATCCAGATGCTGCGTACCGCTTCATCCGTAAAAAGATCGAACAATTGCAAATCGGTATGAAGCTTTACCTCCGTTCCATCCAGATTGCCGCTAATAATCCCGAGCAGTCCTTCGCCATCTTCGCCTTCGTAATAAATCGGTCCAACATTCGGACAATCCTCGATCCAAATCGGGAGAGACTCGCGCATAAGCCACTGCGCTACCTTGGCGACCATATACGCCCGGCATCGGTGAAGAAACTGAAAGGACGTAATCGGAACGGTGAACAACGCAACCCGGCCGCCAAGCTCATTCTCGAACAACACAACGCCCGGGGCCAATTCGTTCAGATGATCGTCCATTAGCATGGATATGGCTCTTGCATCAGGAGCGATATGAACATGAAGAGGAAGCTTCCCTTGTTTTTTGCTTTCTGACCAATTCGTCGTTTGCAAATTACCCGCGAATGGTCCGGTAAACTCATTCATTCCGAATTGCTCCACACTGAAACCGTCCACAAACCCGCTTGGCTTACAGCCCAAATACGGGCCGAATCCGCGGTTGTGCAAGTTTTCGAAGGCGAGTCCGTCGAGCATCAGTCCGCCGGCTAGCAGCTTCATTATTTCGGCTTCGTCATAGCATTGAACGGCATCGCCGAAGATGAGATTCCCCTTCCCTTGTTGAAACTGTACGGGAATGCCAAACTGCGGCAAATAGTTATCCGGATCCCGGTTTGGCATCACGTCTTCCAGCAATCCGCGCCGGCTCACTTGATGCAGGGCGGTATCCTTCCTCCACGGGAGGCCGAATCCGACCATCCTCTTCCCTTTTCTTGCCGCTTGGATCGTCTCCAGACGTTCCTTCTCTTCGATTAGAAGACGAAGAAAATCCGGTTCCTGCCCATAAGGGGTGGCCAAGTAATCATACAGATTAAGGGTAAAGCCTTCGGCCCCCGCCAACGCATGAAGCTCAAGCTGCAGCTTCGTGATGCGGATGCTCTTGGTGAACCGCGAATGCGGATAGTTCTCCACTTCACTCACGATCTGAATGTCTTCACCTACCGTGCTCATGCTCAAGGCCATAACCTGGTGAATGGTGAACAAATCGCCATGGATCGAATCGCTATAGCTGCAGCCTGCAGGGCGTGAGAGCGGTCTTCGGCTTCCGGCAAATTCCCGCAGCAGCACATCCATATCCCGCCCCTGCAAGGAATGCGCCGGTTCCCCGGAATTCATCAAACCGAGGCGTGTCAGAGGATTTACTTGCTCCACGGCCGCACGCATTCGTCTTGCCGCCGCGAGCTGCCCTTCGAAATTGATCTGCATCCATGCTTCCTTGATCCGAATATGCTCCGGGGTTGTGCCGCTAACGGCATGCATCAAGCTCTCTGCGGTCAATTCAGCCCCGCATCTCTCCGCGGTCCGGCGCACATGGATCGGACAGAAGCAGCCATACTGCACACCATGGTTCAAGCTTCTGAAGTCGTCGTCTATGAACAATTTATCCGGCCCGGCTGCGGCATACATGGCGCATACATCCGCTGCATAGGCCTGCCAATCCTCATCCAATAAACAATATGTAGCATGCCGTTCACGCAAATCTTCACCAACGAATTTCTGATAAGGCAGTATATACTTCGCATCTACGTCACCATCCGAATGGCCAGCCAGCATAATGATATTAATACTGAACACGATATTCGCCTCGCGGAGCGATTCCGCCATATGCCGGTAAATCGCAGCCATCGTGCGATGTCGATTCATTAGAAACGGAACCGGTATAATATGCGATGACAGCTCCTTGAGAATGACTTCTTCGATGTCCGCTTCCTCGCACAGCTTGATGATCTCTTGAAGCTGCCTCTCCCAGGTTTGCTCCAATATTACGGCTCTTAACATATAACTCATATGAACGATCATCTGCCCTTCTTCAATGGATCATGCATTCATTGCAGTACGCATACCTCGGGCTAAATATCGAATCGATTGGCTCCGTTCCCAAGAACACCTATTTTCATCTTCACCTCCTGAATGAGTTCGTCTTGCCGAGCGGTCATATGCTCCAAGATTCGGTATCATTAGACGCATATCCTGCCTAAGCGATGGAGATATTCAGATTATTCAGTATTTTCATAATGGACGGATAAAGGAAACGCAGATGATATGGCTTTGGCCCATAAGAAAAGGACGATCCCGCAAGCGAGACCGTCCTTATTTCCCCGTATCTTAACAGATCTTTTCCTTCTGCCATCGTACATTCTCGTCCCAGTCGGAGAGCACAAGCGGAAGCTCTGTCCAGTAATACTGCAGCTTCTCATTGACCCAGCCCTCATATACTTCCTCCCAGGGCAGCGCCGCTTCGCCGCCATGGGCTTGGAGCGAGCCGCGGTCGATCGGCAGATGGACCGGCTGATAGCGGAAATCGCAGGATAGCCGGATCTGGTTGCCCTGCCGGTTCGGAAGGGCCTTGTGCACGGTATGGCTGTGAAAAATAACAACGTCCCCCAGCTCATAATCGCCTTCCGCCCATTCCAGATCCATGTTGCACAATACCGACTCCAGCCCGCCTGCGCCGCCATGATTCGTTACGCCCAGCACGCCGGATTTATAGCTTCCCTCCAGCATCGCCAATCCACCCAGCTCGCGAGGGCAGTCGCCCAGCGGAAACCAGGCGGTCCAGGTCGCGGGCGTCCCTTGGATATGGATAAAATCCTGATGGGAAGGGGTAGCCTTTAGCTCCCGGTGAGGCATTACAATTCGGGCAATATTCCGCGGATGAGGCAGAACCTCGCTGCCGAACAATATGCGGAAGGCCTGAAGCAGCGCGGGCTGGTGAGCCAGCTGATGGAATGCTTCGATCCGTTGGACCTGTTTATATAATTCCCAAGGCACTCCGTAGCCCCGGAAGGATTCCAGTGGGAGTTTGTTTACCGCCTCATAGTCGCCTATGCCCTCTTCAATCGCATGCCGGCTGTCCAATAAGCCCCATTGCCGCATAACGTCGAGCATTCGGTAACGCACCTGCCGTAATTCATCCTTGTCGAGCAGTCCCTTGAAGAACAGATAACCGTCCTTCTCCGCTCTTTCCCTCAAAACTTCCGGCTGCGCCAGCAAAGGCACCGCATCCTTGAATGTCCGGGTCGCAGCTTTCTTGTCGTTATCCGGTATCGCACTCATCGCTTAAGCCTCCTCTTCTTCTTACCTCCCATCATAGTAAAAAGAAGAGGGGTTGGCTTTAGCTTTTTCCTTGAAATGTTGCACTCTACAGGACGGCTGCCGGCGTACGCTCTTCCGCAGCCTTAACCTCCAGCTGTGCCTGGGCGGCAGCGATTCTGGCAAGCGGTACACGGAATGGGGAGCAGCTGACATAGTTCAAGCCCGTGCGCTGACAGAACAGGATGGAAGCCTTGTCTCCGCCATGCTCGCCGCAAATCCCTGTCTTCAGAGACGGCTTTACCGTTCTTCCTCCTGCAACTGCCATCTCAATCAACTGTCCGACGCCGTCGGTGTCCAGCACCTGGAACGGATTCTGCGGGAGAAGCTTCTGATCGAGGTAGCGGGTCAGGAATTTGCCTTCCGCATCGTCCCTGCTGTATCCGAAGGTCATCTGCGTCAAATCGTTCGTACCGAAGGAGAAGAAGTCCGCATACTGTACAATTTGTTTGGCCGTAAGCGCAGCCCGCGGCACTTCAATCATCGTACCCACTTTATACGCAAGGACCTTGCTCTTCTCCGCGCCCAGAATCCGCTTTGCAATCTCTTCAATCCGCCCGCGAATCAATTGCAATTCGGCGGCATGACCTACCAGAGGAACCATCAGCTCGGGACGAACGTCGATGCCTTCGGCCATGCACGTATCGGCCGCCAGGAAAATCGCTTCGATTTGCATATCATAAATTTCAGGGTATACGATACCCAGTCTGCAGCCACGCTGACCCAGCATCGGATTCGTCTCGTGAAGCAGCCGAACCTTGCGGATCAGAACCTGCAGTTCTTTCTTCTTCGCAGGCGTCTCCGGATCCTCGCCGTTCAACTGGCTGAGCTGGCGCAGGAGCTCTTCGATGTTCGGCAGAAATTCATGCAGCGGCGGATCCAATAGACGGATCGTCACCGGGAGTCCGTCCATGTTCCGGAAGATCCCCTCGAAGTCGGCTTGCTGCATTGGCAGCAGCTGTGTCAGAGCGCGGTTGCGTTCGCCGATATTGTCGGCCAATATCATCTGCTGCACGACTGGAAGTCTCTCCGGCGCGAAGAACATATGCTCCGTCCGGCAGAGGCCGATGCCTTCCGCTCCGAAGCGTCTGGCGGTTTCCGCATCCTTCGGATTATCCGCATTGGTGTAGACCTGAAGCGTCCGGATTTCATCCGCCCACTCCAGCATTTGCGTCAATTCCGGCGTCATCTCGGCTTCGCGCAGCGGAATACTTCCTTCTATAACACGGCCAGTGGTGCCATCCAGCGTAACCCAGTCGCCTTCCTTGAGCACATGGCCGGCGATCTGCATCGCTTTCTCCTTCTCCATAAATTGAATGCCTTCGCAGCCGCAGATACACGGCGTTCCCATGCCGCGCGCAACGACGGCGGCATGGCTCGTCATCCCGCCTCTGCTTGTCAGGACGCCCTCCGAAGCGATCATGCCGTGAATATCTTCCGGTGTCGTTTCCTGCCGGGCCAGTATGACCCGTTTGCCCATCCGGTTCCATTCCACGGCCGTATCGGCATCGAAGACGACCTGGCCGGTCGCGGCACCCGGAGAAGCCGGCAGACCGGTTGCGAGCACCTGTGTAATTTTACTCTCGTCCATACCTCTGTGCAGAAGCTGATCCAGATGAGAAACTTCGATACGGCGCAGCGAATCCTCTTTGCTGATGCTTCCTTCCGAGACGAGATCGACGGCGATTTTCATTGCGGCTTGCGCATTGCGCTTGCCGCTGCGGGTTTGAAGAAGGTACAGCTTGCCGTTCTCCACCGTAAATTCGATATCCTGCATATCTTTATAATGGCGTTCAAGCTGCTTGGCAACGGAATACAAATGATTATATACAGCCGGCATTTCGTTCTCCAGCGCGGCGATCGGCATCGGCGTTCTTACCCCGGCGACCACATCCTCGCCCTGCGCATTAACGAGATATTCGCCGAACAGAACGTTCTCGCCGTTAGACGGATTCCGCGAGAAAATAACGCCAGTACCGCTATCATCTCCCATATTGCCGAATACCATGCTTTGGATGTTGACTGCCGTTCCTTGATGATCGGGAATTTGATGCACTTTACGGTAGATCTGGGCTCTCGGGTTGTGCCAGGAGCGGAATACAGCTTCTACGGCCAAGTAGAGCTGTTCATTGACATCCTGCGGAAACACCCGTCCGGTCTTCTGAAGGATGCAGGCTTTATAGGAAGCAATAAGACGCTGCCAGCCTTCGACGGTTATGGCTTGATCCAGCTCCGTCCCTTCCTGCTGCTTCAATTCATGCAGGAGACGTTCAAAGTGAAAGCCTTCTATATTGAGCACGACATTGCCGTACATCTGGATAAAGCGTCTGTAGCAGTCATAGGCAAATCGGGCATTATGCGTATGGTTGGCCAAGCCTTCGACCGTTGCATCATTCAATCCGAGATTCAAGACCGTATCCATCATGCCGGGCATGGAGGTTACCGAACCGGATCGCACCGAAACGAGCAGCGGATTGCACGAATCGCCGAAGACCTGCCCTTTCTCAAGCTCGAGCCGCTTTAAAGCTGCGGCGATTTGTCCGCGAAGCTCCTCGGTGGTCTGTCCGCCCTGCTCATAAAAATCCCGGCAGGCCTCGGTCGTTACCGTAAAGCCGGGCGGAACCGGAAGTCCGAGCCGGACCATCTCCGCCAGATTAGCCCCCTTGCCACCTAATAGATGAAGCATCTGAGCATGGCCTTCCTGAAAAGCAAATACTTGTTTATGCGGCACTCCTGACATCCTCAATGTCCTCCTTTAGCAAGCTGTTGGCAGGGTTCGCTCTGACATACCCCATAAAATTTCTTGACACCGTTAGTAGGAATCGTACCGATCAGACAGCCGCAATATTTGCACAGTATCGCACCCAACTCCAGCTTCCGTTCCTTCCCGCTAATCACCATTTTATTGATATTCATCCCCTGTTTCCCTCCCCAACAACTTTAGTACAACATAAATATATCAAAAACTTATTTAATGCACAATATATTTATTTATGATGCACTAAATATTTTTCAATCGCTAAGTTCACTCTTGATTATGCACCAATATGATACTCATATTCGGATAGTAAAATGAAAATGACGACCCAATAGGCCGTCATTTGTACATCATTATGAACCGCGAACAAATAAAAAAACTCCAAATCTGCCGCGCACAGATTTGGAGTCCGGCTATCAAGAGGATTTTCGTTCCAGAGAAGTCTCATCATTCGCTTGCATATAGACTATGCGGTCGCAGATCGCATCCGCGTCTTCTTTGTCATGTGTCACAAGTATCGAGGTCATATTCGCGGCGCTTAGTATGTGCCGTAATTCGGACCGGATCTCGCCTCTCAAATTCGCATCCAGATTGCTGAACGGTTCATCCATGAGCAGTAGAGCAGGCTCGGGCGCAAGCGCCCTTGCGAAGGCGACACGCTGCTGCTGCCCGCCGCTTAGCTCATGCGGGTAACGTTTGCCATAGTCCTGAAGCTTGACCAGCTCCAGCATCTCGTCCAAACGCGCTGCGCGGTCCTTCTTGGACAAACGGTGCAGGCCAAAGACTATATTCTGAGCAACGGTTAGATGAGGGAACAATCCATAATCCTGAAATACCATGCCTATCCCTCGCGATTCAGGGTTAACGAACTTCTTCGCGTCCACCATCGTCGTACCGTTGATGACGATTTTGCCCGAGGCCGGCTCTTCGAGCCCGGATATGAGCCGCAGCAGGGTGCTCTTTCCACAGCCGCTCTGTCCAAGCACGCCTACCGATTCCCCTTTATCCATCCGCAGCGAAAAATGGCGCAGCACCTTTCGGCTTCCTTTGTCATATTGAAAAGAAACGTCGGTCATTTCAAAAAAGGTCATTTTGAGTTCTTCTCTCCTAACCAATGGTAGAAAAAGACGGAAATCATGCCTACCGCGATAATAAATAACGAAGGAACGGACGCTTGATGAATTTGTTCGTCGCTTGCATACTGATAAGCTTTAGTTGCCAATGTATCGAAATTAAAAGGACGCAGCAGCAGGGTGAGCGGCAGCTCCTTCACAATTTCCATGAATGTCAGAATACAGCCGGTTAGCAGCGCGCCCTTGATCAAAGGCAGATCGACCTTGAAGAAGGTTCGCGTCATCCCGAATCCAAGCAGGCGGGAAGCTTCCGTATACCGGTTTCCCGTTTTCTCGAATCCCGCTTCCACCGCGTTATACCCGACCGCCAGAAAACGGATGACGTAAGCGAATATGAGCATTGCAATCGACATGCTGAGTACCAGCTTGCCCTTGCCTAACCCCAGCCAAGCATAGAAGCCGCTGAGCTGTTCATCGAAGGAAATGAATACGGCCAGCACGCCAATCGACAGAACCGCGCCGGGAACCGAATAGCCCATTGAGATCAGCTTGGAGAGAACAAGCGTAAACAGTGAGCGCCCGGTCCGAACGACATTGGCTGAGATAATGGCAAACAGCATAAGAATAGCGATAGCAATCGCAGACACGGACAGCGTATTCATGAGCATTTCCGCGAACTTGGCATTCAGGACGTCCTTATAGGTCCACTTGGCCCATACGATTAGCTGCACCACCGGTATGAGAAAGGACAGCGATACGATAACAGCGCCGAAGCCAAAAGCGGCCCAAGCGGGCAGGCCGCGCAATCTTCTTCTCGATAACGGGCTCGACCTGTTCGTTGAAGCATTATATTTTTTCCGTTTGCGAAGCAGCCGCTCGATCAGGAACACGCCGATGATGACGCTCATGAGCCAGGCCGCCAACCGGATAGCCGATTCGACGTCGTACATGCCGAACCAGGTGGTGAAGATCGCGGTCGTGAACGACTGAATGCCAAAATGCTTGGTCACGCCGAAGTCGTTCAACACCTCGAAAGCGACAAGACTTACGCCTCCTATAATCGCCGGCTGTGCCAGAGGAATCACGATCCGGAAGAAAATATGGAACGGATTTTTTCCGAGCAGTCTCGCATTCTCGATAAATGAAGCGCTCTGCTTCTCGAAGAATGATCGCGTAATCAAATAGACATAAGGGAACAAAAACATCGTAAAAATAAAAATAGCGCCCTTCATCGACATGATGTCAAAATACTTCTGATCCGGAGTCCAGCCCAGCACATTGCGCATAAAAACTTGAACGCTCCCGGTGTAGCTGAGCATAGAGCCGTACGTATATGCGGCTATATATGGAGGAATGGCCAGCGGCAGCACAAACGCCCAGGAGAAAAATCTCCTGAGCGGGAATTCGTATGCTGCAACGAGCCAGGCCAGCGTTACGCCGATCAAGACGGTTAACGTTCCCGTCCCCAGCACCAGCCATAACGACTGAAGCGCATAGTCCTTCAGCATGTATTGCTGAATATGCTGCCAATTCTCATTGGGCTTCTGGAACAGGCCCACGAGAATATATAGAGACGGAAGAAGGGCCACGAAGGCCCCAATTACGCTTATGATCACCCAAGCATTGCTTCTCCGTTGTATTCTCCGCAGCCATGAAACAACATTCATTTTTATTTCCAGCCTACTTTATTAAGGATTTCGGTCGCCTTCTTGTTGTGCTCTCCCAGCTTCGCATAATCGATTTGTTGGGATTTGAATTCGCCCCACGATTTCAGCAGCTCCGGTTTGTCCGCCGCTTGGTTGACCGGGAATTCGTAGCTTCCTTGCGTAAGGATCGTTTGTCCTTCCTTGCCTGTCATGAACTCGATCAGCTTGATGGCATTCTCTTTATTCTTGGCATGCTTGGTCAGTCCAATGCCGCTAATATTCAGATGCGTGCCGGTCGTGTCCTGGTTAGGGAAGAATACGCCGATGTTCTCGGCTACCTTCACTTCTTCCGCATCCTTGGAATTCAACATTTGACCGACGTAGTAAGTATTCATGATCGCGACATCGCCGACTTTGGCAGCGATAGCCTTGGCTTGGTCGCGGTCTCCGCCTTCAGGATCGCGCGCAAAGTTGTTGACGATGCCCTTAGCCCACTCTTCAGCCTTCTGCTCCCCGTTCAGTTCGACAAAGGAGGCCAGGAGCGACTGATTATATAAGCTTGAAGAAGAGCGTGCCAGCACCTTTCCTTTCCACTTATCGGTCGCGAGATCCTCGTAAGTGGACAGCTGCTCCGGCTTCACGCGATCCTTCGCATAGACGATAACGCGTGCGCGGGTTGCAACGCCAACCCAGTTGTTATCCTTGTCGCGCCATTGCTCGGGAACGTTCTGTTCCACAGTCGCGGATTCGATCGGCTGAAGAACGTCATTCTGCTTCGCGTAATTCAACACGCCGCCATCAACGGTAACGAACAAGTCCGCTTCGGAGCTTTCGCCCTCGCGCTTCAAACGCTCTACAAGCTCCTCTGCCGTTCCCTTGACCTCATTGACCTTAATGCCTGTCTGCTTCGTAAATTCTTCATAGATAAGACTGTCTACATCATAATGCCGTGCAGTAAAGACGTTGACGACTTTGTCTTTGCCTGACCCTTCCGTAGTATCTTCGGGTTTCTTCTCATCATTCGCCGTATTCGGTGCCGTATTTCCTTTTACCGCTGTGCCGTTGTTCTCGGCATTAGAGCCGCAGCCGGTCATAAATACGAGTGTCATCATGACCATAAGCATGATGCCGACAGTATACTTTTTCATTTCCCTTCCTACCCCGCAATCGTTTTAATAATAATCCATTAGCAGCTGTACTTCTTTGCAATTAATACTCATTCTCATTTGAAGCTTTGAAGCAACGTCGATTCAATTGATAATGAATATCATTACCAAGCGCATCGACTATTGCCTATTGTAACGGACTAAAATGAGAAAATGATGTGAAAACAAAAAAATTATTCATTTTTTTGCACATCATACTGCTTTATCAGACAAACCGAAACGGTCGTGCCCACATTCACCTTGCTGTATAGCGTGATTGTTCCCTTGTAACGTTCCGTCAGACGTTTGGCAATCGCCAATCCGAGGCCGTGCCCGCCCTGTTCGCCGCTTCTCGCTTTGTCCACACGGTAGAACCGGTCCAAGACGAATGGCTGATCCCCTTCAGGGATCCCCATGCCGCAGTCGGTTATTGCTAGACATACCATGTCTTTGTCCATTGCACCGCGTACCGTGATCATTGCGCTTTCCGGCGAATATTTAACCGCATTATCCAGCAGGATAAGAAGGATTTGCTCCAAATGCTGCGCGGTAATTGTGAGTGCGACATCCTTGATCGCTTCCAGATCAACTTCAATGCGAGCCTCCGGATGAAGAACTTCAACGTTTCTGACCATCGTTCGGATAATCTGTTCCGGATTGGTGACCACCGCTTTCTCATCGATGCCGCCTTGCTCAGCCCGCGTCAGCATAAGCAGCTCCTCCACGAGTCCCTTCAAACGGGACGTCTCTAGAATCGAGGCTTCCAGCGATTCCTCCAATATAGCCGGGTCCGTCTTGCCCCAGCGCTGCAGCATCGATAGATGCCCTTCTACGATGGCGACCGGTGTTCTCAATTCATGAGATGCATCCTCAACGAACTGTCTCTGCTGCTTAAACGACTGTTCCACTTGATCCATCATTTCGTTAAACATCTTCATGAGCGTGGAGATCTCATCCTGATTGTCGCCGATCCTCACCCGTTCGTGCAGTCCTTTTTGTTTCACATTCCGCATCGTTTCCGCCATCGACTGCAGCGGCCTGAGCAGCTGCCGCGCAAGCAGCATGCCGCCTAATCCGCTTAAGATGACGGCTCCTATGCCGCATAGGATCATGACATAGAGAATATCCTTCGTTAATTCATGGAAGACCTGCGTGCTCTTCACGATCTCGATCGTCCCGTTGAATTGAAATATCGTCAAGGGACTCCTCATGATAAGCAGCCGGTGGTCCTTGAACGTCCCTTCTTCAAGCGAAGGCCGCGTGACCGCCTTCGGTTCGACCCACTCCACAGGCAGATCATTGGATACGACGATAATCGGCGTGCCGTTCTCATCCAGAACCCGTAGAAATTGATCCTGGCGATTCACCTTTTCCAGAAAACTGCGTATTTCGGCCTTATCGCTCTCTCCGAAGGAAGCTTCCTTCTCCAGAAAATAGTTTAAGATTTCCCGCATATCTTGTTCCGTACGAGTCTCTTCCCGCTTGAGCATCCATTGTTCGACGAATACATACTGCACCGCATTATAGGCTGCGAACAGAAGAAAGAGCAGCAAGGCCGAAGCGATCGTCAGTCTCCACTTGACCGGCATGCGAGAGAATGGGAACGCCATCGACGGTCTCTTCATTGCCGCATCACGTATCCGATCCCGCGCAGCGTTTGAATGCAGCTGACTTCGTTAGCGCTGTCGATCTTATTCCGCAAATATCGGACATATACATCCACGACATTCGTATCGACTGCCGCCTCGAATCCCCACACTTTATCCAAGAGGGCCTCGCGTGTTAATACCCGGTTCACATTCTCCATGAACGTGACGAGAAGCCCATACTCTCGCTTCGTCAAGTGGATCTGCTCCTCCCCTTTCCGGACTACTCTGGAATCCAGATTGACGCTCAGGTCTTGAAAAACGAGCAGTGGCGCAGTCGCTTCAACAACGGCATCCTCCTGCCTTCTAAAGATGACCCGAATGCGGGCTAACAATTCTTCGATCGCAAACGGCTTCGTCATATAATCATCGGCCCCATGGTCGAGACCGGATACCCGGTCTACGACGCTATCCTTGGCCGTCAGCATAATAATCGGCGTTTTTTTGACGGAACGTATTTGACGGCATACTTCGATGCCATTTAATTTCGGAAGCATCAGATCGAGGAGAATGACATCATAGTCCTCTCTCAGCGCAAGAGACAGCCCCTGTTCCCCGTCGGTTGCCACCTGAACGTCGTAGGACTCGTGCTTAAGCTCCAGCTCAATAAATCGCGCCATATTTTTTTCATCTTCAACGAGTAATATTTTTTTCATCATTGACCCGGAAAAACTCCATCCATTGAGAAGAATTATCAGAATTTACCGTATTCAGTTTAATACATTCGCAATAGACGTTCAACTATGCATGTATTTATTGATACCTATACAGAAAGGCTGCCGGAAAATCGGCAGCCCGTTTATGTCATTTTGCTCCACTCACCCTGACCTTATAATAGGGGGAGACGATCGCCGGTTTCCCGGCTTGGTTAACCAATTCAGCCTCGTCCGTCAGACCTGCATCCCGCTTCGCGAGTATGTCCACCAGCCTCCGTCTCCAGTGCTGCAGCCGGCGCTGCTCCTCCGGACGGTCCGCCAGATTCCGGCATTCTCCCGGATCCGTCTGCAGATCGAATAGCTGCTCGCTCCCCAGCCGCGGGAACCACATATACTTCATTTTGCCATCCGTCAGGAAGTGCATCTCCTGCTCATCCGAGTAACAGGCGCAATGCTCGCCATGTACATATTCCCGCCAATCAGCAATCTCCGCATCCAGCATCAGCCCTTTCATGCTCCTGCCGTCAACCGTCTCCGGTATGTCCAAGCCGGCTATGTCCAATATCGTCGGCATCACATCCTGAATCGTGACCGGCTCGGTCACTCTGCCCTTCGCTTTGCCATAGGAGCGCGGCAGCCTGACGATCATCGGAATATGAGCGGATCCTTCATAGCCGTAGGTTTTGCGCCATAGATTGTGATCTCCGAGCATATCGCCATGGTCGGACAGAAACACGATCATCGTGTTGTCGTACAGCCCTTCCCGCTCTAGGCATTGGATCAGCCGTCCGATCTGATGGTCAATATGATGAATAAGTCCGTAATAGCCCGCTCGGGCCCGACGGACCTCCTCCGGCTTGCGCACGCCCCGCCATGCGACGGGACTGACCGCATCCTCCGGTTTGTCATGA carries:
- a CDS encoding HAMP domain-containing sensor histidine kinase — translated: MKRPSMAFPFSRMPVKWRLTIASALLLFLLFAAYNAVQYVFVEQWMLKREETRTEQDMREILNYFLEKEASFGESDKAEIRSFLEKVNRQDQFLRVLDENGTPIIVVSNDLPVEWVEPKAVTRPSLEEGTFKDHRLLIMRSPLTIFQFNGTIEIVKSTQVFHELTKDILYVMILCGIGAVILSGLGGMLLARQLLRPLQSMAETMRNVKQKGLHERVRIGDNQDEISTLMKMFNEMMDQVEQSFKQQRQFVEDASHELRTPVAIVEGHLSMLQRWGKTDPAILEESLEASILETSRLKGLVEELLMLTRAEQGGIDEKAVVTNPEQIIRTMVRNVEVLHPEARIEVDLEAIKDVALTITAQHLEQILLILLDNAVKYSPESAMITVRGAMDKDMVCLAITDCGMGIPEGDQPFVLDRFYRVDKARSGEQGGHGLGLAIAKRLTERYKGTITLYSKVNVGTTVSVCLIKQYDVQKNE
- a CDS encoding response regulator transcription factor, with the translated sequence MKKILLVEDEKNMARFIELELKHESYDVQVATDGEQGLSLALREDYDVILLDLMLPKLNGIEVCRQIRSVKKTPIIMLTAKDSVVDRVSGLDHGADDYMTKPFAIEELLARIRVIFRRQEDAVVEATAPLLVFQDLSVNLDSRVVRKGEEQIHLTKREYGLLVTFMENVNRVLTREALLDKVWGFEAAVDTNVVDVYVRYLRNKIDSANEVSCIQTLRGIGYVMRQ
- a CDS encoding arylsulfatase: MASKQQPNIVMIMTDQQRWDTMGSYGNEIIETVNLDALAAEGTVFEHAYTPSPSCIPARASLLSGMDPWHTGILGMGAGQGPMETGFAHTLPGVLADAGYHTQGIGKMHFYPQRSLNGFHHTLLDESGRVEDRNFVSDYQAWFERNKTGPYEFVDHGIHWNSWMARPYHAPEYLHPTNWTVNESIAFIKRRDPRKPFFLKTSFARPHSPFDAPSVYFDLYDRKRMPDPFVGDWAHIHDKPEDAVSPVAWRGVRKPEEVRRARAGYYGLIHHIDHQIGRLIQCLEREGLYDNTMIVFLSDHGDMLGDHNLWRKTYGYEGSAHIPMIVRLPRSYGKAKGRVTEPVTIQDVMPTILDIAGLDIPETVDGRSMKGLMLDAEIADWREYVHGEHCACYSDEQEMHFLTDGKMKYMWFPRLGSEQLFDLQTDPGECRNLADRPEEQRRLQHWRRRLVDILAKRDAGLTDEAELVNQAGKPAIVSPYYKVRVSGAK